Proteins encoded together in one Juglans regia cultivar Chandler chromosome 9, Walnut 2.0, whole genome shotgun sequence window:
- the LOC108992986 gene encoding uncharacterized protein LOC108992986 isoform X2, whose protein sequence is MEVSSVQHHQGDEEEFVLLDLNSVSGQLDIPSNAPYVLSIGEYEETIGTCLVFTEEDATSVVHEETGPSEANLFSGKCIIDPNGAPSKGVKPVARLHKILKFRLAPDADNQFATSEQTEQV, encoded by the exons ATGGAGGTAAGCTCGGTGCAACATCATCAAGGGGATGAAGAAGAATTCGTTTTGCTTGATCTCAACAGTGTTTCTGGGCAACTTGACATCCCGTCAAATGCACCATATGTTCTCTCT ATAGGTGAATATGAAGAAACAATTGGCACATGCTTGGTTTTCACGGAAGAAG ATGCTACCTCAGTGGTTCACGAAGAGACAGGACCATCCGAAGCAAACCTTTTCTCAGGAAAATGTATAATAGATCCGAATGGAGCGCCAAGCAAGGGTGTAAAACCAGTGGCACGGCTTCATAAGATTCTGAAGTTTAGATTGGCACCTGATGCTGACAATCAATTTGCAACATCTGAGCAGACTGAGCAAGTCTGA
- the LOC108992986 gene encoding general transcription factor 3C polypeptide 6 isoform X1 yields MEVSSVQHHQGDEEEFVLLDLNSVSGQLDIPSNAPYVLSGLDTLNPVLIIDDKLKLIGEYEETIGTCLVFTEEDATSVVHEETGPSEANLFSGKCIIDPNGAPSKGVKPVARLHKILKFRLAPDADNQFATSEQTEQV; encoded by the exons ATGGAGGTAAGCTCGGTGCAACATCATCAAGGGGATGAAGAAGAATTCGTTTTGCTTGATCTCAACAGTGTTTCTGGGCAACTTGACATCCCGTCAAATGCACCATATGTTCTCTCT GGCCTGGACACATTGAATCCagtattaattattgatgacaAATTGAAGTTG ATAGGTGAATATGAAGAAACAATTGGCACATGCTTGGTTTTCACGGAAGAAG ATGCTACCTCAGTGGTTCACGAAGAGACAGGACCATCCGAAGCAAACCTTTTCTCAGGAAAATGTATAATAGATCCGAATGGAGCGCCAAGCAAGGGTGTAAAACCAGTGGCACGGCTTCATAAGATTCTGAAGTTTAGATTGGCACCTGATGCTGACAATCAATTTGCAACATCTGAGCAGACTGAGCAAGTCTGA
- the LOC108992976 gene encoding ultraviolet-B receptor UVR8-like, with protein sequence MADRFRSVLIEELPSHLILEILTSGRLSATDLVCLELTSRTFGGNQGLYPKKFRSLVDFAAFQLCVSSNVYVRMTEKAQMMLTDRCVGNWKRLLRFLQSVEQSSEMVETSSGNMQITTGRYHTLLINNSSVYSCGSSLSGVLGHGPETTQCVAFTRIDFPSLAQVVQVSASQNHAAFVMQSGEIFTCGDNSSFCCGHRDTTRPIFRPRLVEALKGASCKQVAAGHNFTVFLTRQGQVYTCGANTHGQLGHGDTLDRPTPKVIEVLEGVGSIVQIAAGPSYVLAVTDNGAVYSFGSGSNFCLGHGEQHDEFQPRVIQKFRRKSIHVLRVSAGDEHAVALDSSGLVYTWGKGYCGALGHGDEVDKTTPELLNGLMGNLAVQVCARKRKTFVLVDDGSVYGFGWMAFGSLGFPERGLSDKVTRPQILECLRAHRVSQISTGLYHTVVVTNRGRLFGFGDNERAQLGHDTLRGCLEPTEIFIQETADHDTDVSESA encoded by the exons ATGGCGGATCGGTTTAGGTCGGTTTTGATCGAGGAATTGCCATCACATTTGATTTTGGAGATTTTGACCTCGGGCCGACTCAGTGCAACTGATCTTGTTTGTTTGGAGTTGACTTCTAGAACCTTTGGTGGGAATCAGGGGTTATACCCAAAAAAATTCCGGTCATTGGTGGACTTTGCGGCATTTCAGCTATGTGTGTCCAGCAATGTGTACGTTCGGATGACTGAGAAGGCTCAGATGATGTTGACTGATCGCTGTGTTGGGAACTGGAAGCGGCTGTTGAGGTTTTTGCAATCGGTGGAGCAATCGTCTGAGATGGTGGAGACCTCATCAGGCAAT ATGCAGATTACCACTGGAAGGTATCACACGTTGCTGATCAACAATTCATCAGTGTACTCTTGTGGTTCCAGCTTGTCTGGTGTTCTTGGTCATGGTCCTGAAACAACACAATGTGTAGCATTTACCCGAATTGATTTCCCATCTTTGGCTCAGGTTGTGCAAGTTTCAGCATCCCAAAATCATGCTGCTTTTGTCATGCAGTCTGGAGAG ATTTTCACTTGTGGAGATAATTCATCATTTTGTTGTGGGCACAGAGATACAACCCGCCCCATTTTTAGGCCTAGGCTTGTTGAAGCATTGAAGGGAGCTTCTTGTAAGCAG GTTGCCGCTGGACATAATTTCACAGTCTTCCTCACGAGACAAGGCCAGGTTTATACGTGTGGGGCCAACACCCATGGTCAGCTTGGTCATGGTGACACCCTAGACAGACCAACTCCCAAAGTGATTGAAGTGCTTGAGGGAGTTGGTTCTATAGTTCAGATTGCTGCTGGCCCAAGTTATGTCTTAGCTGTTACTGACAATGGAGCAGTCTACTCTTTTGGATCGGGTTCTAACTTCTGTCTTGGCCATGGAGAACAGCATGATGAGTTCCAGCCACGTGTAATTCAGAAATTTCGGAGAAAGAGTATTCATGTGCTTCGTGTCTCTGCTGGTGATGAGCATGCCGTGGCACTTGACTCCAGTGGACTT GTATATACTTGGGGTAAAGGCTACTGTGGTGCTTTAGGCCATGGAGATGAGGTTGATAAGACTACTCCAGAACTTTTGAACGGCCTTATGGGCAATCTTGCCGTGCAG GTCTGtgcaagaaaaaggaaaaccttTGTTCTGGTTGATGACGGTTCAGTTTATGGCTTTGGGTGGATGGCATTCGGTAGCCTTGGGTTCCCAGAGCGGGGACTATCTGATAAAGTCACGAGGCCTCAGATCCTTGAATGCTTAAGAGCTCACCGAGTATCTCAAATCAGCACTGGGCTATACCACACTGTTGTGGTCACTAACCGTGGACGACTATTTGGATTTGGAGACAATGAAAGAGCACAACTTGGTCACGACACTTTGAGAGGATGCCTCGAACCTACTGAAATTTTTATCCAAGAAACAGCAGATCATGACACAGACGTTTCTGAAAGCGCATAA